One Chitinophagales bacterium genomic window carries:
- the lptC gene encoding LPS export ABC transporter periplasmic protein LptC has protein sequence MVLTKGWLGLFLIVYGTRVAAQQGEPITITNADALTYNEASGSKAKHLVGNVVLQQRDVTLICDNADFDQEKNVVDATGNVHIKQADTINIYGDQLHYDGNSKMAQLTKNVRLTNTHMVLTTEVLNYDLNTRIASYLQQGTIVNDSAVLTSNHGYYFATTGDVYFKKDVKLAHPDYILNTDTLRYNVNSKTAFFLSPTTITGDSFNVYCEGGYYNTADDIAQFEKHARLVRPPQALSADTIYYERINGFGFARSKMKMVDSSSQVTLTGNFAEYFDKHKTVLATGHPLMVAVMDTDSMYMRADTFYTTLDSSDKYRSIYAYHHVKIFKSDLQGICDSISYSDTDSTFRLFRNPALWVDNNQLTADTMWFQLRNKTLYKMELIQNAFAANQADSTVAELFNQVQGKNMYGYFDKGELRKMECIGNGESVYYAKDDSSRFIGVNKAVCSNITIHFEDKKVDRIYFITQPDATFFPLDQFPAEESRLKNFEWLIDKKPKSKEDLLK, from the coding sequence ATGGTATTGACTAAGGGTTGGCTGGGATTGTTTCTTATTGTATATGGTACCAGGGTGGCTGCGCAGCAGGGAGAACCCATCACTATAACGAATGCAGATGCTCTAACCTACAATGAAGCTTCAGGAAGTAAAGCAAAGCACCTGGTGGGTAATGTAGTACTTCAGCAAAGGGATGTAACCCTCATTTGCGATAATGCCGATTTCGATCAGGAAAAAAACGTGGTAGATGCCACCGGCAACGTCCATATCAAGCAAGCAGATACCATTAATATCTATGGTGATCAGCTCCACTACGACGGAAATAGTAAGATGGCACAGCTGACAAAAAACGTACGGCTGACCAATACACACATGGTGCTCACCACGGAGGTACTTAATTACGATCTAAATACCCGTATCGCATCCTACCTGCAGCAGGGAACTATAGTGAATGACAGTGCTGTGCTCACAAGCAATCACGGCTATTATTTCGCAACTACAGGGGATGTCTATTTTAAAAAAGATGTGAAGCTTGCCCACCCTGACTACATATTGAACACCGATACGCTGAGATATAATGTAAACAGCAAAACGGCTTTTTTTTTAAGCCCGACTACCATCACGGGCGATTCATTTAATGTGTATTGTGAAGGAGGCTATTATAATACGGCGGACGATATCGCTCAGTTTGAAAAACATGCGCGGTTAGTACGGCCCCCACAAGCTCTTAGTGCAGATACTATTTATTATGAACGTATAAACGGGTTTGGCTTCGCCAGATCCAAAATGAAAATGGTAGATAGCTCTTCGCAGGTTACTCTTACCGGGAACTTTGCAGAATATTTTGATAAGCATAAAACTGTTTTAGCTACTGGACATCCGCTCATGGTTGCAGTAATGGATACCGATTCAATGTACATGAGGGCAGATACTTTTTATACCACCTTAGACTCTTCCGATAAGTATCGAAGCATATATGCCTATCATCATGTAAAAATTTTCAAAAGTGACCTGCAGGGCATTTGCGATTCCATAAGCTACAGCGATACCGACTCTACATTTCGCCTCTTCCGTAACCCAGCATTGTGGGTCGATAACAACCAGCTGACTGCAGATACTATGTGGTTTCAGCTTCGAAACAAAACATTGTACAAAATGGAGCTGATTCAAAATGCATTTGCTGCGAACCAGGCCGATTCAACTGTGGCGGAATTATTTAACCAGGTGCAGGGCAAAAATATGTATGGCTACTTTGACAAAGGTGAATTGAGAAAGATGGAATGCATTGGTAATGGAGAAAGTGTCTATTATGCTAAAGATGACAGCTCCCGGTTTATTGGTGTAAATAAAGCTGTTTGCAGCAATATCACCATTCATTTTGAAGACAAAAAGGTGGATCGAATCTATTTTATTACACAGCCAGATGCTACGTTCTTTCCCCTTGATCAATTTCCTGCCGAAGAATCACGATTAAAAAATTTTGAGTGGCTGATTGATAAAAAGCCAAAATCAAAAGAAGATTTATTGAAATAG
- a CDS encoding MCE family protein: MKVSNETKVGIFAAVSIVLLILGYNLLKGNPIFSKQDIYYARYERVDGLVVPNHVRVNGMNVGHVQNLQLVRDSSLDIMVTIAVDPVIKIPKGSTAIITSPDLLGTKIVQLEFSKSTDYYNKGDTIPSKVQGGIKESVQAELAPIKAKAENLMNSLDSVVMVVKAVFNDEAKANLQKSIKSIQSTLNNLDQTTAKVNDVMVDNVSRLNKIFANIESLTSNLNKHQDNITALLSNLSAISDSIRRSDITATINNAKQVLLQAGDVIQKINDGQGSMGLLVNNDSLYNNLNASAKSLDALLYDLKANPGRYVRISVFGKKDKPASAPPPAH; encoded by the coding sequence TTGAAAGTATCTAATGAAACCAAGGTGGGAATTTTTGCTGCGGTGTCTATTGTGCTCCTGATACTTGGATACAACCTGCTTAAAGGAAACCCTATTTTTAGCAAACAGGATATCTATTATGCAAGATATGAGCGGGTGGACGGGCTGGTAGTTCCCAACCATGTGCGTGTGAATGGTATGAACGTAGGTCACGTTCAGAATTTGCAGCTGGTGAGGGATTCCAGCCTCGATATCATGGTAACGATTGCAGTAGATCCGGTAATTAAAATTCCGAAGGGAAGTACTGCCATCATTACAAGCCCTGACCTTCTTGGAACTAAGATTGTGCAGCTTGAATTTTCCAAATCTACTGACTATTATAATAAAGGTGATACGATACCTTCAAAGGTCCAGGGAGGTATTAAGGAATCAGTGCAGGCAGAGCTTGCACCTATTAAAGCAAAGGCCGAAAATCTGATGAATTCACTTGATTCAGTGGTAATGGTAGTAAAAGCAGTATTCAACGATGAGGCAAAAGCCAATCTTCAGAAGAGTATTAAAAGCATTCAGAGCACACTTAATAACCTGGATCAGACTACGGCAAAGGTGAACGATGTAATGGTGGATAATGTAAGCAGGCTCAATAAGATATTTGCAAATATCGAATCTCTCACCTCCAACCTTAATAAACACCAGGATAATATCACTGCTTTATTATCAAATCTTTCTGCAATCAGCGATTCCATACGCAGGAGCGATATCACTGCCACTATCAATAATGCGAAGCAAGTTTTGCTTCAGGCTGGGGATGTAATTCAAAAGATCAATGACGGACAAGGATCCATGGGCTTACTGGTGAACAACGACAGCCTGTATAATAACCTGAATGCCTCCGCAAAATCATTGGATGCGCTGCTTTATGACCTGAAAGCAAACCCTGGCAGGTACGTTAGGATCTCGGTATTCGGAAAAAAAGATAAGCCCGCTTCTGCACCGCCGCCTGCTCATTGA
- a CDS encoding T9SS type A sorting domain-containing protein has protein sequence MKTTYTLLFVSLFISLSLSLRAQNITLGKEQIIRDSFYVVHSGEGNNTLTGLSNIYLIKGKNDTVWIFGAGYGNKNGTVPPSYPLSDIAYYGRVTAYRNAIDDARITDTIIHSNFGISKSSAKLMFITPHGHLDHINMEFLSSLCDSLGYNRNALNIFVHGNDYKLASCNKPYCGDTLHPQDPNNPYFGAPFDVPWNNTYIKKFKKLGASKDSCNQVVKTFTSVLGTCYVVKGKSVANGGHTDGTVNLDNPSHKFRIDGAGAGTQCRVDPSWIIYHIHGNLPGNLAVSRLSPPKEKNEFVKVFPNPSRDELNFLLSSELENGNIAVYDAFGIRKVAFTLSAGMSKKISCGQWPRGFYSIVFSNGNNIRSEKIVLIE, from the coding sequence ATGAAAACAACTTATACCCTTTTATTTGTATCCCTTTTCATTAGTTTGTCACTGAGTTTGCGTGCGCAAAACATCACATTAGGTAAAGAGCAAATTATCAGGGACTCCTTTTATGTTGTGCATAGTGGGGAAGGAAATAATACTTTAACCGGACTATCCAATATCTATCTCATCAAAGGGAAAAATGATACAGTTTGGATCTTCGGCGCGGGGTATGGGAATAAAAACGGAACGGTACCACCGTCGTATCCCTTGAGTGATATAGCCTATTATGGTCGGGTTACGGCTTACCGCAATGCCATTGATGATGCCCGCATAACGGATACCATCATTCATTCCAATTTCGGAATTAGCAAATCCAGCGCAAAGCTTATGTTTATAACTCCACATGGTCATTTGGATCATATAAATATGGAATTCCTGTCATCGCTTTGCGACAGTCTTGGATACAATCGAAATGCATTGAATATTTTTGTACATGGAAATGATTACAAGCTGGCATCGTGCAATAAGCCCTATTGCGGAGATACCCTGCATCCACAAGATCCAAATAACCCTTATTTCGGTGCTCCATTCGATGTGCCATGGAATAACACTTATATAAAAAAATTCAAAAAACTTGGAGCATCGAAAGATTCATGCAACCAGGTTGTTAAGACCTTTACATCTGTGCTGGGAACCTGTTATGTAGTGAAAGGCAAGTCAGTCGCCAACGGAGGCCACACAGATGGAACTGTAAACCTTGACAATCCAAGTCATAAATTTCGTATTGATGGCGCCGGTGCGGGAACACAGTGCCGGGTCGATCCTTCGTGGATAATATATCACATTCATGGCAACCTGCCGGGCAATTTAGCAGTGAGCCGTTTATCGCCTCCAAAAGAAAAAAATGAATTTGTAAAAGTTTTTCCAAATCCTTCCCGCGATGAGCTCAACTTTCTGTTAAGCTCAGAGCTTGAGAATGGTAATATTGCAGTTTATGATGCTTTCGGAATTAGAAAAGTTGCCTTTACCCTATCCGCAGGTATGAGTAAAAAAATTTCGTGTGGTCAATGGCCACGTGGTTTTTATTCCATCGTATTTAGCAATGGGAATAATATAAGGAGCGAAAAGATCGTACTAATTGAATGA
- a CDS encoding OmpA family protein — protein sequence MKIKAGRNLGWILILSIVFNSCLVTRQVKNGDMLYKEKQYTLAADLLQKELNAETDPQLKAKETFEVAECYRLSGQSVPAEEWYKKAADYNLDDRAQYLYALMLKNNEKYDDAVNAFNEYLKVAPYDEEARAQVEACNLASQWQKEKSNKKVTDVESLNSPAYDYAPAFYGKNGMVFTSDRSNAAGEDIYGWTGEKFSDIYVAYRDSGNHYGTPVPFSDVLNSPANEGTVCFNKDFTECYFTRCIGGVSYNIFCKIYYSYRTGETWSDPQLIPMFEDSCNVVQPCLSGDGKELYVSSDADGGYGGKDLYVLSKTADGLGNPQSLGPVINTTGDEGFPYVAPEGTLYFSSNGLDGMGGLDIFSAKRINNQWGNVQNLKAPVNSGADDFGFISEKVNPKDVHAIRSQGYFCSNRPGGKGKDDIYHFVEEKTKVYLVAGDVVQKKFEKENDPNSNVVGFDPLPAAAVTLVELDKSGNPVNGSQKNLKTGTNGKFQFALEAEKKYKISAAHTDYFTKSEDVTTVGLIKVDKDTVTATVRIILDRIYKNVQVNISNIYYDYNKANIRADAAKVLDTLVVLLKENPNVKVEIGSHTDSRGKDEYNINLSLARAQSVVNYLVNNGVDAARLSAKGYGETQPVNECVNGVKCTEEQFQANRRTTFKVISDTYSLESKPPDTIIQNPNKKDEQ from the coding sequence ATGAAAATAAAAGCGGGCAGGAATTTAGGGTGGATATTAATTTTAAGCATCGTATTTAATTCCTGTCTTGTCACCCGTCAGGTGAAGAATGGCGACATGCTGTATAAGGAAAAGCAGTACACATTGGCCGCTGACCTGCTTCAAAAGGAGTTAAACGCTGAAACCGACCCCCAGTTAAAAGCAAAAGAAACCTTCGAAGTGGCAGAATGCTACCGCCTTTCCGGCCAATCGGTTCCTGCAGAAGAGTGGTATAAGAAAGCCGCCGACTACAACCTTGACGACCGTGCGCAATACCTCTATGCCCTCATGCTTAAAAACAATGAGAAATACGATGATGCGGTAAATGCCTTCAATGAGTATCTGAAAGTTGCACCCTACGATGAAGAAGCACGCGCACAGGTGGAAGCGTGTAATCTTGCTTCGCAATGGCAAAAGGAAAAATCAAATAAGAAAGTTACCGATGTAGAATCATTGAATTCTCCTGCTTATGATTATGCGCCCGCATTTTATGGAAAAAATGGAATGGTATTTACTTCTGACAGAAGTAATGCAGCCGGCGAAGATATCTACGGCTGGACCGGTGAAAAATTTAGTGATATATATGTTGCCTACCGCGATTCAGGAAACCACTATGGAACACCGGTGCCGTTCAGCGATGTGCTAAACTCACCTGCAAACGAAGGCACCGTATGCTTCAATAAAGATTTTACGGAATGCTACTTCACGCGCTGCATAGGAGGCGTATCGTATAATATCTTTTGCAAGATCTATTATAGCTACCGCACAGGAGAAACCTGGAGCGATCCGCAATTAATACCCATGTTTGAAGATAGCTGCAACGTAGTGCAGCCTTGTCTCTCTGGTGATGGAAAGGAGCTATATGTCTCCTCCGATGCTGATGGTGGCTATGGCGGAAAAGACCTTTACGTACTTTCAAAAACGGCTGATGGCTTGGGCAATCCACAAAGTTTGGGTCCTGTAATTAATACTACCGGTGATGAAGGGTTTCCGTATGTAGCACCTGAGGGCACTTTATATTTTTCTTCGAATGGTTTGGACGGCATGGGCGGGCTTGACATTTTTTCAGCAAAGCGAATAAATAACCAATGGGGAAATGTTCAGAATTTAAAAGCACCCGTTAATTCCGGAGCCGATGATTTCGGTTTTATTTCTGAAAAAGTAAATCCGAAAGATGTACACGCCATAAGATCGCAGGGATATTTTTGCAGCAACCGGCCTGGCGGCAAAGGCAAAGATGATATCTATCATTTTGTAGAAGAGAAAACCAAGGTGTATTTGGTCGCTGGCGATGTAGTGCAAAAAAAGTTTGAAAAAGAAAATGACCCTAACAGCAACGTTGTTGGCTTTGACCCTTTACCGGCTGCTGCTGTAACGCTGGTGGAGCTTGATAAATCAGGAAACCCGGTTAACGGCTCTCAGAAAAATTTGAAGACGGGTACAAATGGAAAGTTTCAGTTTGCCCTGGAAGCAGAAAAAAAATATAAGATCTCTGCGGCTCACACCGATTATTTTACTAAGTCCGAAGATGTAACTACCGTTGGTCTGATAAAGGTTGATAAGGATACGGTAACTGCTACGGTCCGGATTATTCTGGATAGAATTTACAAGAATGTGCAGGTTAACATTAGTAATATCTATTACGATTACAACAAAGCGAATATCCGTGCGGATGCTGCCAAAGTGTTGGATACTCTGGTAGTGCTCCTCAAAGAAAATCCGAATGTGAAGGTGGAGATTGGGTCACATACGGACTCCCGCGGTAAAGATGAATATAACATAAATCTTTCACTGGCGCGCGCGCAGTCCGTAGTAAACTACCTGGTGAATAACGGTGTGGATGCTGCAAGGCTTTCTGCGAAAGGATATGGAGAGACCCAGCCGGTTAATGAATGTGTAAATGGTGTCAAATGCACAGAAGAACAGTTTCAGGCAAACCGGCGCACCACCTTTAAAGTGATATCCGATACTTACAGCCTGGAATCAAAACCACCCGATACTATCATACAGAATCCAAATAAAAAAGACGAGCAATAA
- a CDS encoding phosphoribosylformylglycinamidine cyclo-ligase: protein MGNDLKYNERGVSASKEEVYQAIKTLDPGLFPNAFCKIYPDFFLHDPEWCSIVHADGAGTKSSLAYLYWKETGDLSVWRGIAQDSLVMNTDDLSCAGTAGPFLFSSIINRNKHLIPGEVLREIIEGTAAFIDKMNSFGIQIKYMGGETADLGDIVRTVTVDSTISCRMKRSNVVKNEIRPGNVIIGLASFGKSTYEEEYNSGIGSNGLTSARHDVLTHEYYKKYPETFDLNTKEDLIYSGTKTVRDSFEDAPLNIGKLLLSPTRSYAPVLKVVLEKFQKHIHGLIHCSGGGQKKVMHYVNNLHVVKNNLFAVPYVFRLIQSESKTRWQDMYQVFNMGHRLEIYCGELIASEVISICAEFNIEARIIGKCFSSEEKKLTIESDDGTFTY, encoded by the coding sequence ATGGGTAACGATCTGAAGTATAATGAGCGTGGTGTTTCCGCCTCAAAAGAAGAGGTGTATCAGGCTATAAAAACACTTGATCCAGGCTTATTTCCTAATGCCTTTTGTAAAATTTATCCCGATTTTTTTCTCCATGATCCTGAGTGGTGCAGCATCGTGCATGCGGATGGAGCGGGTACAAAGTCTTCACTTGCTTATTTGTACTGGAAAGAAACGGGAGATTTATCTGTGTGGCGGGGTATTGCACAGGATTCTTTGGTAATGAACACCGATGATTTGAGTTGCGCCGGAACTGCCGGACCTTTTCTTTTTTCCTCCATCATAAATCGTAATAAGCACCTGATCCCTGGCGAAGTGCTTCGGGAAATTATAGAAGGCACTGCTGCTTTTATCGATAAAATGAATTCTTTCGGAATCCAAATTAAATACATGGGCGGTGAAACAGCTGATCTTGGCGATATCGTACGCACTGTAACGGTAGATTCCACCATCAGCTGCAGGATGAAGCGATCGAACGTTGTAAAAAATGAGATTCGACCTGGCAATGTAATTATCGGCCTGGCTTCATTTGGAAAATCAACTTATGAAGAGGAATATAACAGTGGTATCGGTAGTAATGGACTTACTTCAGCAAGGCACGATGTGCTAACACACGAATATTACAAAAAATATCCGGAGACATTTGATCTAAATACTAAAGAAGATTTGATTTACAGCGGTACTAAAACGGTCAGGGATTCTTTTGAGGATGCACCCCTGAATATTGGAAAGTTATTACTTTCTCCCACACGCAGTTATGCACCGGTTTTAAAAGTGGTGCTTGAAAAATTTCAGAAACACATTCATGGCTTGATCCACTGCAGCGGCGGCGGACAGAAAAAGGTGATGCACTACGTTAATAACCTTCATGTCGTAAAGAATAACTTATTCGCTGTTCCTTATGTCTTCCGGTTAATTCAATCGGAATCAAAAACTCGGTGGCAGGATATGTATCAGGTTTTTAATATGGGCCACCGGCTGGAAATATATTGCGGAGAGCTAATTGCATCTGAAGTGATAAGTATTTGCGCTGAATTTAATATAGAAGCAAGAATAATCGGTAAATGTTTTTCTTCGGAAGAAAAAAAACTGACTATAGAAAGTGATGATGGAACGTTTACATATTAA